A genomic segment from Armatimonadota bacterium encodes:
- the rpmC gene encoding 50S ribosomal protein L29, whose amino-acid sequence MRATKAKDYRSMAYNDLLEELEDKKKALYRLRVQVSLMQMKDTASLNYAKKDIARIMTVINEKQREQA is encoded by the coding sequence ATGAGAGCGACGAAAGCTAAAGACTACCGATCGATGGCTTACAACGACCTCTTGGAAGAGTTAGAGGACAAGAAAAAGGCGCTCTATCGTTTGCGCGTACAGGTGAGCCTGATGCAGATGAAGGATACGGCCAGTCTGAACTATGCCAAAAAGGACATCGCGCGGATCATGACCGTCATTAACGAGAAGCAGCGCGAGCAGGCGTAA
- the rpsQ gene encoding 30S ribosomal protein S17 yields MSEKETRTLEEAGEYAGKKKTRIGRVVSDKMDKTVVVLIERTMRHPIYHKTVRRSTKYQAHSENNDCHVGDLVEIVETRPMSRHKRWRVRAVIEKAK; encoded by the coding sequence ATGAGCGAAAAGGAAACTCGAACCCTAGAAGAGGCTGGCGAGTACGCGGGCAAGAAAAAGACCCGCATCGGTCGCGTCGTCAGCGACAAGATGGACAAAACGGTCGTCGTGCTGATCGAGCGGACGATGCGACACCCCATCTATCACAAAACCGTGCGCCGATCCACCAAGTATCAAGCGCACAGCGAAAACAACGATTGCCATGTGGGCGATCTGGTCGAAATAGTTGAGACGAGGCCCATGAGCCGCCACAAGAGGTGGCGCGTGCGGGCCGTTATCGAGAAGGCAAAGTAA
- the rplN gene encoding 50S ribosomal protein L14: MVQQYSRLRVADNSGAREVLVIRVMKGSNARYGGVGDIIVAAVKDAAPNMPVKKGEVVKAVIVRTKHVIKRPDGTSLRFDDNACVLINPALEPRGTRIFGPVARELRERNFMRIVSLAPEVL; the protein is encoded by the coding sequence ATGGTACAGCAATATTCCCGGTTGCGCGTGGCGGACAATTCCGGCGCTCGCGAGGTGTTAGTCATCCGCGTTATGAAGGGCTCCAACGCCCGATATGGCGGCGTGGGCGACATCATCGTGGCGGCGGTCAAGGATGCCGCGCCTAATATGCCGGTGAAGAAGGGCGAAGTGGTCAAGGCCGTCATCGTAAGGACCAAGCACGTCATCAAGCGGCCCGACGGCACCAGTTTGCGGTTTGACGACAACGCCTGCGTGCTGATCAACCCGGCCTTAGAGCCGAGAGGCACTCGCATCTTCGGCCCCGTCGCAAGAGAGCTGCGCGAGAGGAACTTCATGCGAATCGTCTCGCTCGCTCCCGAGGTGCTTTGA
- the rplX gene encoding 50S ribosomal protein L24, whose product MKIKRGDTVTVIAGKDKGKQGKVLRVLPTVNRVVVEGVNMVTKHKKKVPTAKGAQEFGRFQMPAPLHASNLMVVDKDTGKPTRVRRARNAEGKLVRVSKAGQILDAES is encoded by the coding sequence ATGAAGATCAAGCGCGGCGATACCGTAACGGTCATCGCTGGCAAAGACAAAGGCAAACAGGGCAAAGTGCTGCGCGTTCTGCCGACCGTCAATCGCGTCGTCGTCGAAGGCGTGAACATGGTAACCAAGCACAAGAAGAAAGTTCCGACGGCCAAAGGCGCTCAGGAGTTCGGACGCTTTCAGATGCCCGCGCCGCTGCACGCCAGCAACCTGATGGTGGTGGATAAGGATACGGGCAAACCGACGAGAGTGCGCCGAGCCCGAAACGCCGAGGGCAAACTGGTGCGCGTTTCAAAGGCCGGTCAGATATTGGACGCGGAGTCGTAA